AACAACAAGTAATATCAAGATTTGAAAGGGGTTTAGTAAACCCCAGAATTGATTTTGTTCAAAAGATATTAAAGGCTACAGGAAAAGATATTGAATTTGTAGATAAAAGATAGAACTAATTTAATTAGGAGATGTTAATCACCATAATCACCCCTTATGGAGATAGGAGAAAAATGAAAGAAATGGTAAAATAAAACAACGGGGGTAATATATTCAAAATAAACAATCCACTCAGATTTGATCTAATCTAAGGGTTTATTTTTATTTTACTTCTCTTGTTTTCCATAATGCCATTGGATGATTTCTAATATGTTCTAGAATCTTCTTATCTTCAAATAAAAGCTCTGGAATATATTTACCGCTTTCAAACCTATCCAAGAATTCCTTTTCTTCTTTTGTCAAAATCATTAAATCAGAAATGTACTCTTTAACAAGTTTTTTAGCTAAATCCAATTCAAAATCATCTTTTGTTTTAATGACAGGATTGAGATCTGTCTTAATCTTCCTGTTTGTAATCGAGTCAATTGCCTTAGTATCAAAAGTCTTGTTTATACTATTTTTATCTTTCGCTGATATGGCAGCATAGAATACAACACACTTCTTGAGTATCTCTTCTTCCGATTCATCAAATAGATCATAGTGAATCATATTTCTTACATCATATAAATCTCTGGCTGCAGCTCTACTCAGCAGCGCATTCATTTTACTTCCATATATCTCAAGTGGAGCTAAGCACTTCACCTTATATTTACTGGAAAGATATTCAGTTATAATCGGTCTTTCTTCCGCATCAAGAACGTGGGACCGTAATGAGTAATTAACTTCGATCTTGATATTATCTTTATTTCCACTGGCTCCCGTGTAGTCATAGACCCATGAGTCCAAGCTATGAGGATTCTTCGTCTTGGGATTTTTTGAATAACCATGAGACACCATATAACGATCGATATTGCTATTAATATTTTTTCTACTTTCAAGCATTTCTTCTCTACTGTTGGTGATTAAATAATCCATATCTATATCTACAGAAAGACGTGGCAAGTTGAAAATCGTTAGATTAATGGCTGTTCCACCTTTTAATGCAAGACTATCTTTTAGAATTGGATTTGTGTTTAAAT
This Petrotoga sp. 9PW.55.5.1 DNA region includes the following protein-coding sequences:
- a CDS encoding nucleotidyl transferase AbiEii/AbiGii toxin family protein — protein: MSNYDIIYLGKKAKELGFVRDTLEKVTRLADILEYLNTNPILKDSLALKGGTAINLTIFNLPRLSVDIDMDYLITNSREEMLESRKNINSNIDRYMVSHGYSKNPKTKNPHSLDSWVYDYTGASGNKDNIKIEVNYSLRSHVLDAEERPIITEYLSSKYKVKCLAPLEIYGSKMNALLSRAAARDLYDVRNMIHYDLFDESEEEILKKCVVFYAAISAKDKNSINKTFDTKAIDSITNRKIKTDLNPVIKTKDDFELDLAKKLVKEYISDLMILTKEEKEFLDRFESGKYIPELLFEDKKILEHIRNHPMALWKTREVK